A region from the Geobacillus vulcani PSS1 genome encodes:
- a CDS encoding thiamine pyrophosphate-requiring protein has protein sequence MFDKYTTGTAFLEALQEAGVSYIFCNLGSDHPAIIEGLAEASQKGIELPKVITCPHEMVALSAAHGFAQVTGKPQAVLVHVECGTQNLGGAIHNAAKGRIPVLIFAGASPFTQEGEMVGSRNEFIHWIQDVFDQRGIVRGYVKYNNEIRSGKNVKQLVHRALQIAQSDPKGPVYLVGPREVMEEETGRVTVNPALWEPIRPSALPEEGAREIVSSLVNADNPLIITSYLGRNAKAVDELVELSDRLSIPVIESVPNYMNFPSNHPMHCGYLWNSQDQNMLLTKADVILVLDSDVPWIPIKNKPPEYCKIYYIDVDPLKEQMPLWYIPSQHFFRADSFTALKQLNGLLRQTPVNWDAVQKRYKWVERIHHEQRKEWKEKESYREGIITSEYLTACIRELVDDNTIIVNEGISNYETIYRHIGATKPGSIIGSGAGSLGWNGGASIGVKLALPHKKVINLTGDGSYLFSIPSTVHWMARRYQTPFLTVIYNNKGWKSPKLSTLGVHPNGAARKINEFWVSFEPSADLAKIAEAAGGAYARTVKSPDELKDALQSGLRALEEGRAAVLDVHLPTVQEEW, from the coding sequence GTGTTCGATAAATATACTACCGGCACCGCTTTTTTAGAGGCTCTGCAAGAAGCTGGTGTATCCTATATCTTTTGTAACTTAGGTAGCGATCATCCTGCGATTATAGAAGGTCTAGCAGAGGCTAGTCAGAAGGGGATCGAGCTTCCTAAAGTGATCACTTGTCCACATGAAATGGTAGCACTCAGTGCAGCGCATGGATTTGCGCAGGTTACTGGAAAGCCTCAGGCAGTTCTCGTGCATGTTGAATGTGGTACACAAAATCTTGGCGGAGCTATCCATAATGCGGCAAAAGGGAGAATCCCTGTACTCATTTTTGCTGGCGCTTCTCCTTTCACGCAGGAAGGAGAAATGGTGGGAAGTAGAAACGAGTTTATCCATTGGATACAGGATGTCTTTGATCAAAGAGGGATAGTAAGGGGATACGTTAAGTACAATAACGAAATTCGATCAGGAAAAAATGTAAAGCAATTGGTGCATCGGGCGTTACAGATTGCCCAAAGTGATCCAAAAGGTCCAGTATATTTAGTTGGACCTCGGGAGGTAATGGAAGAAGAAACTGGTAGAGTTACAGTTAATCCAGCGTTGTGGGAGCCGATTCGGCCATCCGCCCTCCCTGAGGAAGGGGCAAGGGAAATTGTGAGCAGTTTGGTAAACGCAGATAACCCGTTAATTATAACGTCCTATTTGGGGAGAAATGCTAAAGCGGTTGATGAACTTGTAGAGCTAAGTGATCGCTTGTCCATACCGGTTATTGAATCGGTTCCTAATTACATGAACTTTCCAAGCAATCATCCTATGCACTGTGGTTATTTATGGAACTCACAAGACCAAAATATGTTATTAACTAAAGCAGACGTTATACTAGTCTTAGATAGCGATGTACCGTGGATTCCTATAAAAAATAAGCCGCCAGAATATTGTAAAATTTACTATATTGACGTAGATCCTCTTAAAGAACAGATGCCATTATGGTACATTCCCTCTCAGCACTTTTTTAGGGCGGACTCCTTTACAGCATTGAAACAACTAAATGGGTTATTGCGGCAAACTCCTGTAAATTGGGATGCAGTACAGAAAAGATATAAGTGGGTCGAGCGGATTCATCACGAGCAACGAAAGGAATGGAAAGAAAAAGAGTCGTATAGGGAGGGCATCATTACCTCTGAGTATTTAACTGCGTGCATTAGGGAACTTGTTGATGATAACACGATTATCGTTAATGAAGGAATCTCTAATTATGAAACGATATATAGACATATTGGAGCGACAAAGCCTGGATCTATTATCGGAAGTGGTGCAGGCTCACTAGGATGGAACGGTGGAGCTAGCATAGGAGTAAAATTGGCCTTGCCGCATAAGAAGGTTATTAACTTAACAGGAGATGGAAGCTATTTATTTAGCATCCCTTCTACTGTTCACTGGATGGCTAGAAGATATCAAACTCCATTTTTGACTGTTATATACAACAACAAAGGATGGAAATCTCCTAAATTATCCACATTAGGCGTGCATCCGAACGGGGCAGCACGAAAAATAAATGAATTTTGGGTGAGTTTTGAGCCATCTGCAGACCTGGCAAAAATCGCAGAGGCAGCCGGAGGAGCTTACGCTAGGACTGTTAAAAGCCCTGATGAACTGAAAGATGCCTTACAGAGTGGGTTAAGGGCATTGGAAGAGGGGAGAGCGGCTGTATTGGACGTTCATCTTCCTACTGTCCAAGAAGAGTGGTAA
- a CDS encoding aldehyde dehydrogenase family protein yields MERYEQWNKSFINGEWVEGESGRTYDILNPYDRSVIASIPLATAEQLHRAFEAASEAQKEWGRSSAGQRKEVLHKAMAYLQANREEIVDLIVRETGGTLLKANVEFHLALELLEEALHYVDEVGAVKEVPSNIEGKVNYIYRLPLGVIASISPFNFPLNLSLRTIVPAIALGNTVVHKPDIQVGLVGGVVIARAFEYAGLPKGVLNVLLTDIDEIGDEMLTNPHSRLISFTGSTTVGRRIGEIAGRQLKRVALELGGNSPFVVLSDADVDQAVNAAIFGKFIHQGQICMIINRIIVHESKYNEFVEKFVQRAAALPCGDPRDPSTVIGPIINEKQMQKALQMIEEAKREGVRVALEGKRIGNVLTPYVFVDVDPASKLAQTELFAPIAVVIKAKTDEEAISIANQTEYGLSSAIFTGDIEKGKEWALQIDSGMTHINDQTVNDAPNIPFGGNKASGLGRFGNPWVVDEFTTVKWVSVQTKARTYPF; encoded by the coding sequence ATGGAACGGTACGAACAATGGAACAAAAGCTTTATTAATGGAGAATGGGTGGAAGGAGAAAGCGGCCGTACCTATGATATTTTGAATCCGTATGATCGATCGGTTATTGCCTCTATCCCGTTGGCTACAGCAGAACAGCTTCATCGGGCATTTGAAGCGGCGAGCGAAGCGCAAAAGGAGTGGGGGCGTTCTTCAGCGGGCCAACGAAAAGAAGTGTTGCACAAAGCGATGGCCTATTTGCAAGCAAATCGTGAGGAGATCGTCGACTTGATTGTCCGCGAAACAGGCGGAACACTGCTGAAAGCGAACGTGGAGTTTCATTTGGCGCTTGAGCTTTTGGAAGAGGCGCTACATTATGTTGATGAGGTTGGAGCTGTAAAAGAGGTGCCTTCTAACATAGAGGGGAAAGTCAACTACATTTATCGGTTGCCGTTAGGGGTGATTGCTTCCATTTCTCCATTTAACTTCCCGTTAAATTTATCGCTGCGCACGATTGTTCCTGCGATTGCCTTGGGCAATACCGTCGTGCATAAACCCGATATTCAAGTTGGACTCGTCGGGGGTGTGGTGATTGCTCGAGCGTTTGAGTACGCTGGGCTGCCGAAAGGGGTATTGAACGTTTTGTTAACCGACATTGATGAGATTGGCGATGAGATGTTGACCAATCCACATTCACGCCTTATCAGTTTTACCGGGTCGACGACGGTAGGCAGACGAATTGGTGAGATTGCCGGCAGACAGTTAAAACGAGTGGCATTGGAATTAGGGGGAAATAGTCCGTTTGTTGTTTTATCCGATGCGGATGTAGATCAAGCAGTGAATGCAGCGATTTTTGGCAAGTTTATTCATCAAGGACAAATTTGCATGATCATCAACCGCATTATTGTCCATGAAAGCAAATATAACGAATTCGTCGAGAAGTTCGTGCAAAGGGCGGCTGCGCTTCCGTGCGGCGATCCGCGCGACCCAAGCACCGTGATTGGGCCAATCATCAACGAAAAGCAAATGCAAAAGGCGCTGCAGATGATTGAAGAAGCCAAGCGGGAAGGAGTCCGAGTGGCCTTGGAAGGAAAGCGGATCGGCAATGTGTTGACCCCATATGTGTTTGTTGATGTCGATCCAGCAAGCAAGCTCGCCCAAACAGAACTGTTTGCCCCCATTGCGGTGGTGATTAAAGCGAAAACAGACGAAGAGGCAATCTCCATTGCTAACCAAACGGAATACGGACTCAGTTCCGCTATTTTTACGGGTGATATTGAAAAAGGAAAAGAGTGGGCGTTGCAAATTGACAGCGGAATGACACACATTAACGATCAGACGGTTAATGACGCTCCAAACATTCCGTTTGGCGGCAATAAAGCAAGCGGCTTAGGCCGTTTTGGAAATCCGTGGGTGGTCGATGAATTTACGACAGTGAAATGGGTGTCCGTGCAGACGAAGGCAAGAACGTATCCATTTTAA
- a CDS encoding acyl-CoA thioesterase, with protein MEYAFQVRWGDTDAAGIVFYPNFYKWMDEASHHFFASLGHSTWKWFQEERIGIPIVEAKCQFLAPLFFEDHVCVKSSIADLREKSFRIQHQFFRGDQLVADGYEVRVWTTFAGGRPKAAPIPAELRENVRQTAAMITHKEGQG; from the coding sequence ATGGAGTACGCTTTTCAAGTTCGCTGGGGGGATACCGACGCGGCAGGCATCGTCTTTTACCCGAATTTTTATAAGTGGATGGACGAAGCGTCTCACCACTTTTTCGCCAGCCTTGGGCATTCGACATGGAAATGGTTTCAAGAGGAGCGAATCGGGATACCGATTGTGGAAGCGAAATGTCAGTTTCTTGCCCCGCTCTTTTTTGAAGATCACGTTTGTGTGAAGTCATCTATCGCTGATCTGCGAGAAAAATCGTTCCGCATCCAGCATCAGTTTTTCCGCGGGGACCAGCTTGTGGCTGACGGGTATGAGGTGCGGGTGTGGACGACATTCGCTGGAGGCAGGCCGAAAGCCGCTCCCATCCCGGCGGAGCTTCGTGAGAACGTGCGGCAGACGGCGGCCATGATCACACATAAGGAGGGACAAGGATGA
- a CDS encoding IclR family transcriptional regulator — MGVRKTRTSFSSLENALRLLQLFSMDETELSIIDISERLNISKSAAHRLLQTLKSEGFVKKDAKTNLYSLGASLLAMRKIIHSRFPICQIALPFLQELVSVSGESAHIATLHGADVIYLHKVECDHPVRLLSYVGKKNPAFCTSTGQAILAYQPRETIDRIIARGLPSFTPRTITSPSALLEKLTQVKQQGYAISKEELHEGVTSISAPIRHRNGEVRYSVSIAGPIQRINDRSIPHLVQLVMQTAHAISAKL, encoded by the coding sequence ATGGGAGTGCGCAAAACTCGAACGTCTTTTTCTTCGTTAGAAAATGCGTTGAGACTGCTGCAGCTGTTTTCGATGGATGAAACAGAACTTAGCATCATCGATATTTCCGAGAGGCTGAATATCAGCAAAAGCGCCGCCCACCGGCTGCTGCAAACGTTAAAAAGCGAGGGATTTGTCAAAAAAGACGCGAAAACCAATCTATATTCCCTCGGTGCTTCTTTACTAGCAATGAGAAAAATCATTCATTCCCGCTTTCCGATTTGCCAGATTGCTCTTCCTTTCTTGCAAGAACTTGTTTCGGTATCAGGAGAAAGCGCACATATCGCCACGTTGCACGGTGCTGATGTCATTTATTTGCACAAAGTAGAATGTGATCATCCGGTTCGCCTTCTTTCTTACGTAGGCAAAAAAAATCCAGCGTTTTGCACAAGCACCGGTCAAGCCATTCTTGCTTATCAGCCGAGGGAAACGATCGACCGCATCATCGCCCGTGGACTTCCTTCGTTTACACCAAGAACGATCACCTCGCCATCGGCGCTTCTTGAAAAATTAACGCAAGTAAAACAACAAGGCTATGCCATCAGCAAAGAAGAACTTCATGAAGGGGTAACGTCAATCAGTGCTCCCATTCGTCACCGTAACGGTGAGGTGCGCTACTCTGTTTCCATCGCCGGACCAATCCAACGCATCAATGACCGTTCCATCCCTCATCTCGTACAGCTTGTCATGCAAACAGCCCATGCGATTTCTGCCAAACTGTAA
- a CDS encoding phenylacetate--CoA ligase family protein: MGNGMGLSVREMELDLKQYQLQKINELLIFVTQFNEFYKEKFRSLCLPIRTMEEFRKLPFTTKEELVQDQQLYPPFGRNHCYPETSYVRYHQTSGTSGKPLKILDTEESWNWWRDCWVEVLKSSGVTNRDRLFLAFSFGPFIGFWSAYEAAKKMGALVIPGGGQSSKERLYSMIENQATVLLCTPSYALHLAEVAEEMGIDLPSTSVRAIITAGEPGGSVPSTREQIETRWGAAVYDHAGMTEMGAYGYSCSVRNGLHINEAQFLAEIIDPETLQPVKEGERGELVLTNFSRYGYPLIRYRTRDIVLCSSAPCSCGNPYRFLPGGIIGRADDMVVVRGVNIFPSSIETVVREFIEIKEFRIVYYTEHKMNQVKVQIESEADVEWRLADRLRERIGIRIDVERVAPGSLPRFSMKAKRVIDERNHQQQVG, from the coding sequence ATGGGAAACGGGATGGGGTTGTCGGTTCGGGAGATGGAACTCGATTTAAAGCAGTATCAGCTGCAAAAAATCAATGAATTGCTCATCTTTGTCACCCAGTTTAACGAGTTTTATAAGGAGAAGTTCCGCAGCCTTTGTTTGCCGATCCGGACGATGGAGGAGTTCCGGAAATTGCCGTTTACAACGAAAGAAGAGCTTGTGCAAGACCAACAGCTTTACCCGCCATTTGGCCGGAATCACTGTTACCCGGAAACGAGTTATGTCCGCTACCACCAAACATCAGGCACTTCCGGCAAGCCGCTCAAAATTTTGGATACAGAAGAAAGCTGGAACTGGTGGCGGGATTGTTGGGTTGAAGTGTTGAAATCAAGCGGAGTGACAAATCGAGACCGCTTGTTTTTGGCGTTTTCGTTCGGACCGTTTATCGGTTTTTGGTCCGCCTATGAGGCGGCGAAAAAAATGGGGGCGCTTGTTATCCCAGGAGGCGGACAGTCGTCGAAGGAGCGATTGTACAGCATGATTGAAAATCAAGCGACCGTATTGCTTTGTACGCCAAGCTATGCCCTTCATTTAGCCGAGGTGGCTGAGGAGATGGGCATTGATTTACCATCGACGTCGGTTAGAGCCATCATCACCGCAGGAGAGCCGGGCGGATCAGTGCCATCAACGCGAGAGCAGATTGAAACGCGCTGGGGAGCTGCCGTGTACGATCATGCCGGGATGACGGAAATGGGAGCGTACGGTTACTCCTGTTCGGTCCGAAACGGGCTTCATATTAACGAAGCACAATTTCTGGCGGAAATTATCGATCCAGAAACACTGCAACCAGTGAAAGAAGGGGAGCGCGGAGAACTCGTGCTCACCAACTTCAGCCGTTACGGTTACCCACTGATCCGTTATCGGACGAGAGATATCGTGCTTTGTTCGTCAGCGCCATGTTCTTGTGGTAATCCGTATCGCTTTTTGCCGGGAGGGATCATTGGACGGGCTGACGACATGGTTGTTGTTCGTGGTGTCAATATTTTCCCATCGTCGATTGAAACGGTTGTCAGGGAATTTATAGAGATTAAAGAATTTCGCATTGTCTATTATACAGAGCACAAAATGAATCAAGTAAAAGTGCAAATCGAGTCAGAAGCGGATGTCGAATGGCGTTTAGCCGACCGTCTCAGAGAACGGATCGGCATTCGAATTGATGTCGAACGGGTCGCGCCGGGATCATTGCCCCGTTTTTCGATGAAGGCCAAGCGAGTCATCGATGAGCGCAATCACCAACAACAAGTGGGTTAA
- a CDS encoding MFS transporter has translation MKMRQVNALEVAATSKFNKFHLMVYLWCFFAITFDGYDIALYGVSLPLLMKEWNLTVVQAGAIGSYSLIGMIIGALVFAPLADKIGRKKVLIICMTIFSIFTFLGGVIDSPIAFTIMRFIAALGIGGLPANAISLMTEYSPKANRTIIVATMYCGYSIGGILVSLLGIYAVPEVGWRILYWVGGFPLLVLPFLLKQFPESLSFYILKRQTKKLSSILNRINPLGDYTEEDDYCFEEIQNESKGFPVKKLFEKQRAISTFAFWIAVFSCLLMVYGLNTWLPKIMQQSGYGLSSGLVFNIVLCIGQVAGSLIGGFLAGKLGHRKVLVSMYILGAVCFVILGATSNLFMLYVLVAMGGACTVGTQNLANPYISEYYPKEARATGIGWALGVGRIGAVVAPTLIALILAVGLAPQKTFMVFAVPSIIGALALLCVQERFGSFDNVGNSSHLKQLPSRVSETNNITL, from the coding sequence ATCAAGATGCGTCAGGTCAATGCATTGGAAGTTGCGGCGACTAGTAAGTTTAATAAATTTCACCTTATGGTCTATCTATGGTGTTTTTTTGCAATTACTTTTGATGGATATGACATTGCTTTATATGGAGTAAGCTTGCCTTTACTCATGAAAGAATGGAATTTGACAGTGGTTCAGGCCGGCGCTATAGGAAGCTATTCACTGATCGGAATGATAATCGGTGCGTTAGTATTTGCTCCTTTAGCAGACAAAATAGGAAGAAAAAAAGTGTTGATCATATGTATGACCATATTCAGTATCTTTACATTTCTAGGTGGAGTAATTGATAGTCCTATTGCTTTTACTATTATGCGCTTTATTGCTGCATTAGGAATTGGTGGGTTACCAGCTAATGCTATTTCTTTAATGACAGAGTACTCCCCGAAGGCGAACAGGACGATTATTGTCGCCACAATGTACTGTGGATACTCTATCGGTGGGATCCTAGTATCGTTGCTAGGAATATATGCAGTTCCGGAAGTAGGATGGAGAATTCTGTATTGGGTCGGTGGGTTTCCGCTGCTGGTTCTTCCGTTTCTCCTAAAACAGTTCCCAGAATCTCTTTCATTTTACATTTTGAAAAGACAAACCAAGAAACTGAGTAGCATCTTAAATCGTATAAATCCCCTTGGTGATTATACGGAAGAAGATGATTATTGTTTTGAAGAGATTCAAAATGAGTCCAAGGGATTTCCAGTCAAAAAGTTGTTTGAAAAACAACGGGCCATTAGCACCTTTGCCTTTTGGATCGCTGTATTTAGTTGTTTATTAATGGTATACGGCTTAAATACATGGCTTCCGAAAATTATGCAACAGTCTGGTTATGGTCTTTCATCGGGATTGGTATTCAATATAGTTCTATGTATAGGTCAAGTTGCTGGTTCGTTGATCGGTGGTTTCTTAGCGGGAAAGCTCGGTCATAGAAAAGTATTAGTTTCGATGTATATATTAGGGGCAGTATGTTTCGTGATTTTGGGAGCGACTTCAAATCTGTTTATGTTATACGTACTTGTAGCTATGGGGGGAGCATGCACAGTCGGCACACAAAATTTAGCCAATCCTTATATCTCAGAGTATTATCCTAAGGAAGCAAGGGCTACAGGAATCGGATGGGCGTTAGGGGTTGGCAGAATTGGTGCTGTCGTAGCTCCTACGTTGATCGCCTTAATTTTAGCGGTAGGACTTGCGCCACAAAAAACATTTATGGTTTTCGCAGTTCCAAGTATAATAGGTGCTCTCGCCTTACTTTGCGTTCAGGAGAGATTTGGGAGTTTTGATAATGTGGGCAATTCCAGTCATTTGAAACAACTACCCTCTCGGGTGTCCGAAACAAATAATATAACTCTATGA
- a CDS encoding FAD-dependent monooxygenase: MSQANVQRRSVLVVGAGPIGMTAALALRHVGLPATILEAEPKDRLRPGSRAIYFHKATLQHLEDISPGLGRTFAQHGIVWPIKRTLFRGKEVYVKRYPSPDPNALPPFTSLPQVEAEKFLYNACLEEGVEFVWETPVSNVQTDEEGVTVITASGERWSCDYLIAADGARSTVRQSVGIEMEGPRTKDYFVVVDVKEDEADPLPLERVFHYQHPAVDGRNVLFVPFAGGWRIDLQLLDGDDPEQFGSVEGVKQWLPKVMPDKYADRITWVSTYRFFQVVAKSLTDRHHRVLLAGEAAHLFAPFGARGMNSGVPDAIMAAKAIRAALDTEDREEAKAAIAAAANERLIAARYNRDCAGIALEHIQGTDPAIHLKREVAASLAPILPSLGKWLDEGPYGPKSGPPQLSTKY; encoded by the coding sequence ATGAGCCAAGCTAACGTTCAACGGCGCTCTGTTCTCGTTGTCGGGGCGGGACCGATCGGAATGACTGCTGCTTTAGCATTGCGTCATGTCGGACTTCCCGCGACCATATTGGAAGCGGAACCAAAAGACCGCCTTCGCCCAGGAAGTCGGGCAATCTATTTTCATAAGGCGACATTGCAGCATTTAGAGGATATTTCTCCCGGGCTAGGCAGAACCTTTGCCCAACATGGCATCGTATGGCCGATTAAGCGCACATTGTTCCGCGGCAAGGAAGTGTATGTAAAGCGATATCCGTCTCCTGATCCGAACGCGCTTCCGCCGTTTACGAGTTTGCCGCAGGTGGAAGCGGAAAAATTTTTGTATAACGCCTGCCTTGAGGAGGGGGTCGAATTCGTCTGGGAGACGCCGGTTTCCAATGTCCAGACCGATGAGGAAGGAGTCACTGTCATCACCGCATCCGGTGAACGGTGGTCGTGCGATTATCTCATTGCTGCTGACGGAGCGCGCTCGACCGTCCGCCAATCGGTCGGCATTGAAATGGAAGGGCCGCGGACGAAAGATTATTTTGTTGTCGTCGATGTGAAGGAAGATGAAGCGGATCCGTTGCCGCTCGAGCGAGTGTTTCATTATCAACACCCGGCTGTGGATGGGCGCAACGTCCTCTTTGTACCGTTTGCTGGTGGATGGCGCATTGACTTGCAGCTGCTTGATGGGGATGACCCGGAACAGTTCGGCAGTGTGGAAGGCGTGAAACAATGGCTGCCGAAAGTGATGCCGGACAAATACGCAGACCGCATCACATGGGTGTCAACGTACCGCTTTTTCCAAGTGGTTGCTAAATCACTTACCGACCGCCATCATCGTGTGCTGTTAGCCGGGGAGGCTGCGCACTTGTTTGCCCCGTTTGGCGCCCGCGGCATGAACTCCGGCGTGCCGGATGCGATCATGGCGGCGAAAGCGATTCGGGCCGCTCTTGACACAGAAGACCGCGAAGAAGCAAAAGCAGCCATTGCGGCAGCGGCCAACGAGCGGCTGATCGCGGCAAGATACAATCGCGATTGCGCAGGCATCGCCTTAGAGCATATTCAAGGCACCGATCCGGCCATTCATCTGAAGCGTGAAGTAGCAGCTTCGCTTGCTCCGATTTTGCCAAGTCTCGGCAAATGGCTTGATGAAGGACCGTATGGACCGAAATCGGGCCCGCCGCAACTGTCGACGAAATATTGA
- a CDS encoding IclR family transcriptional regulator, whose translation MEKITDTLSSVKNGMRILRLFSVETPELGVTEMAQRLGLHKTTVHRLATLLEKEGFLEQNKKTRKYRLGLSILHLSGVVDLHTEIFQDAVPILESLMKEANEAVHLSVLEDDRIVYLYKIECPHPVRLLSHIGRSNPCTCTSSGKVILAFSPKSIVESILRRGLPKYGPNSVTDQNEFIRQLAAIRQQGYAVCIDELHEGATSIAAPIRDYSGEVVAAVSIVGPNQRITQANILRLVQLACQAARDISLLLGYYE comes from the coding sequence TTGGAAAAAATTACTGATACTCTTTCCTCTGTAAAAAACGGGATGCGCATTTTGCGTTTATTTTCTGTTGAAACGCCGGAACTAGGCGTTACGGAGATGGCTCAACGACTCGGGCTGCACAAGACGACCGTACATCGATTAGCCACGCTATTAGAAAAAGAAGGATTTCTTGAACAAAATAAAAAAACTCGCAAATACCGCCTTGGCCTTTCCATTTTGCATTTAAGCGGAGTGGTTGATTTGCATACAGAAATATTTCAAGACGCCGTTCCGATCCTGGAATCTTTGATGAAAGAGGCTAATGAAGCTGTTCATTTATCTGTGTTGGAAGACGATCGAATTGTTTACCTGTACAAAATAGAATGCCCGCACCCAGTGCGCCTGCTCTCTCATATCGGCCGAAGCAACCCGTGTACGTGCACAAGCTCGGGTAAAGTCATTCTAGCATTCAGTCCGAAATCGATAGTAGAAAGCATTCTCCGCCGCGGGTTGCCAAAATACGGACCGAACTCGGTGACCGACCAAAACGAGTTTATCCGCCAGTTAGCAGCCATCCGCCAGCAAGGGTACGCCGTCTGCATCGATGAACTCCATGAAGGAGCGACAAGCATCGCCGCCCCTATTCGCGACTATTCCGGTGAAGTCGTCGCCGCCGTCAGCATCGTCGGGCCAAATCAGCGGATTACTCAAGCAAACATTCTCCGTTTGGTTCAGCTCGCTTGCCAAGCCGCCCGCGACATTTCATTGCTGCTTGGATATTATGAATAA
- a CDS encoding DinB family protein, with translation MPLIEQYRQEIKESVEKIIQKVGTLTEEEIRWKPSADEWSIMEILCHVEEVIGYWIRELVRVIQAGGCEWGRGLNDEARLAAVRQADVRHVDEVIHGIQEAAELADQQLAALNDEQLALEAPHRNPKFGVKPMTFLIEHFLTEHLTGHLRQIERNLHKYEAMQSKQ, from the coding sequence ATGCCATTGATCGAGCAATACCGCCAAGAAATTAAAGAGTCGGTCGAGAAGATCATCCAAAAAGTTGGCACGTTGACAGAAGAAGAGATCCGCTGGAAACCGTCTGCCGACGAATGGTCCATCATGGAAATCCTTTGTCACGTTGAAGAAGTGATCGGCTACTGGATAAGGGAACTTGTTCGTGTCATTCAAGCTGGCGGCTGCGAGTGGGGACGGGGGCTCAATGATGAAGCGAGGCTAGCGGCGGTTCGCCAAGCGGACGTCCGCCATGTCGATGAGGTGATTCACGGGATTCAGGAGGCGGCGGAATTGGCCGATCAACAACTGGCGGCGCTAAATGACGAACAGTTGGCGTTGGAAGCGCCACACCGCAATCCGAAATTTGGCGTGAAGCCGATGACGTTTTTAATTGAGCATTTTTTGACTGAACATTTGACTGGCCATTTACGCCAAATTGAACGAAATTTGCATAAATATGAAGCTATGCAATCGAAACAATGA
- a CDS encoding fumarylacetoacetate hydrolase family protein yields the protein MKIINYRLGDAVRAGCIVEDKVIDLHQAYVARLKADGHPRAEQLAAALVPTDTIGLLEGGEKSLEEAQKAVEFALAHGLTIDRAHVKMEAPVLKPNKIICVGHNYREHILEMKRELPEYPVIFAKFSNAIIGPEDDIPLPPITSQLDYEAEFAFVIGKRARNVKQADALEYVAGYTIVNDVTARDLQRRTIQWLQGKTLDGSAPMGPWLVTKDEIPDPHSLEISLSVNGEERQRSNTKNLVFSVHYLVEFLSHIMTLEPGDVICTGTPGGVGVARNPQVFLQHGDIVRIEVENIGVLENRVAAVPSPMEVESSCH from the coding sequence ATGAAAATCATCAACTACCGATTGGGGGATGCGGTGCGCGCTGGGTGCATCGTTGAAGACAAAGTCATCGATCTCCATCAAGCGTATGTGGCCCGGTTAAAAGCCGATGGGCATCCGCGCGCCGAGCAACTTGCCGCCGCGCTTGTTCCAACCGATACCATCGGGCTGCTTGAAGGCGGAGAGAAAAGTTTGGAAGAGGCGCAAAAAGCGGTTGAATTCGCCTTGGCACATGGGCTGACGATCGACCGCGCCCATGTCAAAATGGAAGCGCCGGTGTTAAAGCCAAACAAAATCATTTGCGTCGGCCATAATTACCGTGAGCATATTCTCGAAATGAAACGAGAACTGCCTGAATACCCTGTCATTTTTGCCAAGTTTAGCAATGCGATCATCGGTCCGGAAGATGACATCCCGTTGCCGCCGATCACGAGTCAGCTCGATTACGAGGCGGAATTTGCGTTCGTCATCGGCAAACGAGCGCGGAATGTAAAGCAGGCGGATGCGCTCGAGTATGTGGCCGGGTATACGATTGTCAATGATGTGACAGCACGGGACTTGCAACGGCGGACGATCCAATGGCTGCAAGGAAAAACGCTCGATGGGAGCGCGCCGATGGGACCATGGCTTGTAACAAAAGATGAAATTCCCGATCCGCATTCCTTAGAAATTTCATTGAGTGTTAATGGAGAAGAACGCCAACGGTCGAATACGAAAAACTTGGTGTTTAGTGTTCATTATCTTGTAGAATTTTTGTCGCATATCATGACGCTTGAACCGGGCGATGTCATTTGCACCGGAACGCCGGGCGGCGTCGGCGTTGCCCGCAATCCGCAAGTCTTTTTGCAGCACGGGGATATTGTGCGTATTGAAGTGGAGAACATTGGCGTACTCGAGAACCGGGTCGCCGCTGTACCGAGTCCGATGGAGGTGGAATCGTCATGCCATTGA